In the Zingiber officinale cultivar Zhangliang chromosome 5A, Zo_v1.1, whole genome shotgun sequence genome, TTTCACCATGGGGATCAAACGATGTTACAAGGCACCAAAAAAAAGGACGAAAAAAAAAATGCTGAAGTAGAACTTCCAAATCCAGCGACGTTAGGCCGACGAACCGGGGGGCAGGGTGACGGCGACAGGAACCGGGGGGCTGAGGAGCGGCGGCGCCGAGGCGGTGGCTGGAGCCTGCTGTGGGAGAGCGGGTTGGCAGCCACGGCCGCCGTCGTCGCAGCCCCTTTGCCCCTGACTGCTGCTGCTGGTGCTGGTGGACCTGTGGCGAACGATTCCGAAGCCCAGGACGAGGCCCACCACCAGAAGCACAGCCACTACCAAGAAGAAGATCTTGGTGGCCTTCCCCACGTAGCACCACATCTCTTCCCTTCCTCTAAAGGTTTATTAGTACAAACCTTTCGAGCAGAAAGAGCCTCAAGATGGCTTTGGACTTGTCTGGTTCTGCTTCTCTACTCTGACCAGAGAAGAGGCAGAGGCTTCGCTTTGAATGGCATTGAATGGAGAATTGGGGCGTGAGGCTGTCAGATGCCGGTGTCTGCCACTTGTTGTTCATTGTCATGTCTGTTTAATTTTTTGAGGCAGAGGTACAAGAGTGGAAACATGAACAGGGAAACCTGATCGTTAATTAATGTCCGCTTACAatcagttcggatcctctgtcccgaagGTGCCTCTGTCCCGGTGTCCCGAACAGAAAACGACAAAAAAAACGTGCCGACCACGTGCCGTTGCTCCTTCTCTCTCTGTCCCGTGTAAACACTCGCCGAAGCTCTCAGAAACGAACGCAACTCCAAAGCTTTGCCCTAACCCAAACTCCAGCCAACCCCGCTGCTTCCGCCGGCGCCGTCAACACCTTCTCCGTGCTTTGCTCTCCCAAAACCCGCGACGCCCCATAAGATTACTGTGATTTGCCCTAAAATCTTTCCTCCCCAGCAACTCCAACCTCTTTCTTTACTGTGCTTTGCCCTAAAACCTTTCCTCCCCAAACCTTCGGCGACTCCAGCAACCCGCGACGCCCCTTACATCTCCGCCATCTCGGCGACTCCAACAGCCATCTCGGCGACTCCAACAGCCCGCAACACCCCTTACATCTGCGCCATCTCGGCGACTCCAGCAACCATCTCGGCGACTCCAGTAGCTCCGGCTTCCCCTCCCTTCGTCGACTCCAGCAGGTTTGTATCTCCCTTCGTTGACAATTTTTAACCTTTTACAACCTTTTATTAGCTATCTCTACCTCTTCACAAATCATAATTCTACATGATTCAATTCCAATAATAGTTAGTCTAATCAAATCCTTACCTTTTGTTAATTTCTTTAGCATCAAAATGATCATGGCTCTTGCACGAGTTA is a window encoding:
- the LOC121980056 gene encoding serine/threonine-protein kinase WNK2-like, whose translation is MLQGTKKKDEKKNAEVELPNPATLGRRTGGQGDGDRNRGAEERRRRGGGWSLLWESGLAATAAVVAAPLPLTAAAGAGGPVANDSEAQDEAHHQKHSHYQEEDLGGLPHPTPLLPPAPSTPSPCFALPKPATPHKITVICPKIFPPQQLQPLSLLCFALKPFLPKPSATPATRDAPYISAISATPTAISATPTARNTPYICAISATPATISATPVAPASPPFVDSSRLLLNGIIK